The Pseudanabaena sp. ABRG5-3 genome includes the window GTTACCAAATAGGGGAAAATTCCAGGCAAAATCAATGTCCGCCAATGTTCTAGCGGCGAAAGCTTGTAAACCCTAGCTGCTTCAAACAGCTCCGATGGAATCGCTTGCGCTCCTGCAATCACATTAAAGAGAATGTACCACATACTTCCCAATGTCATCAGAATCACCGCACCAATATCTAGTCCTCCACCTATATTTGCCAATCCTAACAAAAGAATTGGGAATAAAGCTGTAGCAGGAACAGAAGCAGCAATTTGCACAATTGGTTGGAGTATTTGTGCTAGTTTCGGACTGCGACCAATTGTTACGCCAATGGGAACTGTGATTAGCAGCGACAAAATGAGAACAACTAAAACCCGAATTGAAGTAAACAATGCGCCTATAATTACCTTCTGCCAAGAACTCAGTGGCATCTGTCCAAGCAATAAAGCCGCTTCTAAGGTTCCGCCTAAAACAATAAACCCAACTAGCCCAATCAAGATCCAGTTGAGCCAATTAATCCATTTATAGGTTTTATGTGTATGGAGAGGAGAAGTCTCAGCTTTAGTCCGAAAGACATGATTGACGGATTCTGATAGGGGTGAAAATAGGCGATCGCCTATAATTCGCATCGTAGGCGATCGCCTTAAAAAGTCTAATACCCTTGATTCAGGTACTTGAGTTGCTTCTACAGTCTCATGTTTAAACTTCTCTGCCCAAGCAATCATTGGTCGCCAAACAAAATAATCAATGACTGTAATGATGCCGATTAAAACAATAATGCCCCAGAGAATAGCGACATTATCTCCTTGGTCTGCGGCTGCCTTCAGAAATGAGCCTAAACCCGGAAGCGTAAAGTTACGATTAGAAAGGGTAAATGATTCTGTTTGCATTAAAAAGAACCATCCTCCTGCCACTGACATCACACTATTCCATACCAAGCCCACTACTCCTGAAGGTAGCTCTACAGTCCAGAATCTTTGCCATGCACTGAGGCGATAGACTTGACTAGCTTCGATCAATTCCTTCGGAATGCTACTCAGGGACTGATAAAAGCTAAAGGTCATATTCCAAGTCATCCCTGTAAAAATCAGCAAGATCGAAGCTAATTCAATGCCTAATCTCTGTCCAGGGAATAAACCTACTAGGGCTAATACCACCGCAGGTAAAAAGGAGAGAACAGGAATTGACTGAAGAATATCCAATAAAGGAATGAGAACCTTTGACCATGTGCTGGAACGATAGGCGACATAAGCATAGGACAGGCTAAATAATAGCGATAGTCCATAGGCAGCAAGCATTCTTACCAGAGTTTGCAAGGCATAGTTTGGTAAAAAACTCAGGGATAGATTAATTACATATTCACTATCGTAAGTGCCTGCAAATTTACTAGCAGTCTGAACAATGATAAAAATGAGAGAGACGATCGCTAGAGGCAATAATACATCGCCAATGCTCCATCTAGTACGAAATTCGGACTTGGGATCGATAGTGGGCTGAAACATAAGCAATCCATACTAAAAAACAAATTACATGGGAGTTAGATAGTTGATATATAGCTAGAAGAGAGTTGTGGCGCTTCGCGCCGCAAGGTTTGGTCTTAACATAATTGGCTACGGCTATACATCGCAATTGAGACATCAGAAAGAATCAAGTAAATTTTTAAAAGTCTTGCTAAGCATGGCTTCTAAAAATTTATTTGATTGTTATACCAGCATCAAATTCTATTCAGAATCTTCTGCGTCAGTTGCACTTTCTTCAATAAAGATTTCGCCAGAAGGTTCATCATAGCTAAATAACTCCGCATAGCGACCCCAATCCATCGCTGTCCTGAGTTGACGTTGAGCCTCTTTACTGGTGAAGTAATTCTCTAAAATATCGAGAACCAGTTCTTCTGAAATACGATGATTGCGTTTAGCTTGCAAAAGCTGACAAATCTGTTGTACTAGGCGAATATGTTGTTGTAATAGATCGCGAACAATTGCTTTTCGTTCGTCAATATTGCTATTGATAAACTTCTCACCGCTTGCTGATAGTTGAATATCACCTTCAGTCACGGCAACTAGTTCCATTAATTTACTAGCTTCAACAATCGGTAATAAATCGTCAACTTCTAGTAATAATTCTTGGGCAATGCGATAAATATCTTTCTCTTGGCGACCTTCCAGCAGTTCCAGTAAACCAGCCACTGAACCAATGCGTACATGCGGTAAGGATTGATATTTAGGCTGCGAAGGTGGCTTGATTTCGGGAATAGATGTGGTGGTCGTCGGTTGCGGTGAAATATCAGGTAGATCAGGATTGGTGAGAATTTTATAAACTTGGTCAACTAAAGCTTGAAATTCAGGACTCTTGCGATCGCGATAATGGGGCAACGTGATCGGCAGATCGGCGCGAATACGTCCGGGGTTACGACCTAACACAATCACGCGATCGGCAAGTGTGACCGCTTCTTCGATCCCGTGGGTCACGATTAAAATAGATTTCGTCGGGATGCGCTTCTCCAGCCATAGGTCAAGTAATTCAAAACGCAAGTTTTCCGCAGTCAGTACATCTAGAGCAGAAAAAGGCTCGTCCATACATAAAAGCTCAGGCTCAACCGCTAAAGCTCTAGCAAAACCAACCCGTTGACGCATTCCGCCCGAAAGCTCTTTAGGATAAGCATTTTCAAAACCATCTAAACCAATGACATCGATCATGCGAAGTGCTTTCTGAACTCTTGTATCTTTCGGTTCTCCTTTAGCTTTTAAACCTAGTTCCACATTTTCTAGAACGGTTAACCAAGGATAAAGTGCAAAATTTTGAAAGACGATCGCTACTCCAGGATTCAGCCCCATTAGAGGACGGTTGTAATACAACACCCTGCCGCTAGAAGGTGGAATCAACCCTGCAATCATTCGCATTAGCGTTGATTTACCTGACCCCGAAGGACCAAGCAAAGCAATAATTTCACCTACTTGTAACTGGCAATTGATATTTTCAATAATTGAGATGGTCTGCCCATTTGGTTGTAAGTAAGACTTCCCAATATTCTCTAAAGCAATAAAGCTGGTTTTTGCGGCGTTTTGAACCATAATGTTATCTGTGCAGGTATTGTGAGCTACATAGATAGGGAAGTTTTCGCTACCCAACCCAATACATTATCAGCTAATAATGCTCAGAATTTGTACTACAACTGTTTTTTAGCTCTTTTATAATATTGCTCCTGTTGTCTAGAGCAAAACTAAATAGGTAAGGATGGGCAGCGCTTCGCGCCACCCATCCTTACCACAATAAATCTTTTCCTTTTTAGGACTCCCCAAAAGAGAATAAAGTTTTGTCGAATCTGAGAGCTAGAATTAATTTATATCTTTTGTGATCATCCCTACCTTAACTTGCCATCTTTGCCATCAATGTCTTATTCTCTTGTCCCTGTTCCTTTAGGTTCCTTACAAATTAATGAGCTTATCTCTTCTGAAGATATATTGGGGGCAAGTTCTCCACCAGCAGTAACCTTCTCTTTAGTTATCCCTACCTACAATGAGAGCAAAAATTTAGAGAAGTTGGTTGAAGTTCTAAGCGAACTTTTAAATAGCTATTGGAATGGAAGTTATGAGTTAATCGTTGTTGATGATGATAGCCCCGATTTAACATGGCAAGTGGGATTGGCGTTAATGTCCAAATATCCACAATTGCGAGTGATGCGTCGTCAAGGGGAGAAAGGACTTTCTACGGCAGTGATTCGGGGATGGCAAGCGGCTCAGGGAGAAATTTTAGGTGTGATCGATGGAGATTTACAACATCCACCTGAAACTCTAATTCACATGCTTGGTGAGATGCAAAAGGGAGCCGATTTAGCTGTTGCTAGTCGCCATGTGGAAGGTGGAGGTGTAAGTGATTGGGGATTTATCCGTCGTGTTCTCTCAAGGGGAGCGCAGATGCTCGGTTTGATTATTTTGCCAAATGTGATTGGGCGTGTGTCTGACCCCATGAGTGGGTACTTTATGGTCAGGCGTGAGGCGATCGCCAATTGTCTGATGAATCCATCAGGTTACAAGATTTTGATAGAAGTCCTTGGGCGGGGCAATATTGGCACAGTTGCGGAGGTTGGCTATGTATTTCAGGAGCGGCAGGAAGGTGAGAGCAAGGTCACTTGGCGGCAATATGTAGACTATATTGTGCATCTATTGCGATTGCGATCGCGGGGAAGGATTACCAAATTACGCGAAAAATGGCGAGTTCCAATTAAACGCTTTGTCAAATTTGGACTTGTTGGTTTTAGTGGTGTATTTGTGGATATGGCAATCCTCTATTTACTCAGTGATGCCTCAACGTTAGGATGGGGACTGACACGCAGTAAGATTATTGGCTCTGAAGTTGCCATTATCAATAATTTTTTATGGAATGATCTCTGGACTTTTCGAGATTTTTCTAGTCAGCAAAATGGTTGGCGAAAGCGAATTAAACGTTTTGTTAAGTTCAATTTAATTTGTTTATTGGGGATTGGACTAAATTTAATTATTCTCAATATTCTTTACAACTATTTTGGGGTTAATAAATATCTTGCTAATTTGATAGCGATCGCGATCGTCACCATTTGGAACTTCTGGTTTAATCTCAAACTTAGCTGGCGAGTTACCCAAACCAAATAACATATAAAGTGGTGAGAAACGCCACTTTATATAGCGCTTGTCAAGCAAGAGAGCTGTGTCCCCGCCGAAGGCGGGGACACAGCCCTAGATTGGTATACGCTATATATCCATATAATTACATTTAAGTTTTATGACTTTCTCGACAATTACACTACCAACTTGGGTTACTTTATCGCGTTTAATTGCGATTCCAATTATCTTTGGACTCTTCATCTGGCAAGATAGTGAACTTACACGCCTCATTGCCCTGAGTGTATTTCTGATTGCGGCGATTACCGATTGGCTAGATGGATATTTAGCAAGAAAACTTAATCAAATTACAGAACTTGGCAAATTTCTCGATCCCCTAGTTGATAAAGTTCTAACGATCGCCTTGTTTCTCTTATTTATCGAATTAGATCAAGTCCCCGCATGGGCAGTGTTTTTAATTATTACCCGCGAGTTACTAATTACCGCTTGGCGTGGTGCTCCTAGCAGTTCTGAAGATACAGGTAAATCCCCAATTATCGCCGCCAATTTGTGGGGAAAAGCGAAAACAGTGATGCAAATTGTGGCGATCACCGCTTTATTAGTGAAAATACCCTATGCGATCGCTTTTTTCTGGATTGCCGTTGCACTCACGTTGATTTCTGGCATTCTCTATGTTGTGCCAGCTTCTAAGAGCTAGGTATACTTAATTAAGTGTTTCTTACGAGCAGCAAGAGAAACTCATTGGATTATAATCATATAGAGTTGCGGTTGGAGTAAGGTTCTCATGGCGACATCACAAACACTAGGCAAAGCGTTTGGCAATTTGTTAGGCGGACGCTTTCGAGTTGTGCAAACGATCGCTGATGATACCTATACGCAAACCTACTTGGTTGAAGATACAGTGGCGGCGGAGATGCCACGCTGGATTGCAAAAAGTTTCTGTCTAATTAATAAAACTAATCTACAACTCGACTGGGCGCGATCGCTATTTCGGAATGAAGTTCCTAAATTACAACAACTTAGCGATCGCAGTGCTGACTTCCCCAAAATTACAACCTATTTTGAACAAGAGGAGGAATTTTATATCGTTGAAGAAGCCATTGATGGAACTCGACTCAGTGATGAAATTGCTACAGGCAGGCTATATAACGAGTCGGAAGTAATTAGTTTCTTGCAGCAACTGCTCGCAAGCTTGCATACAGCCCATCTTGCCAATATGGTGCATGGTGATATCAATCCTCGCAATCTCATCCGCCGTAAACATGATTCCACAGGTAATCATCACTTTGTTCTGACAAATTTTGCGGTTCTTAAAGGGATTTATGCTCCTGCGGCTCAAAATGGAGTAGTACTAGGAACACCCAGCTATATGCCCTTTGAACAAGCCCTTGGACATTTTACGCCTAGTTGCGATATCTATGCTCTTGGGTTAACAGCCATTCAACTACTCACAGGACTCCATCCTAGTCAGCTAGTCCGTCGTGAAGATCTCAATCTTTTAAACTGGCAAATGGGATCGACGGTACGTTCTGAACTAGCGGCAATTCTCAATCGCATGGTAAAACATCATCCAGAAGATCGTTATCAAAGCGCTCAAGAAGTTCTCTACGATCTCGATAATTTGCCATCACCACAAACCAATAACGATTTTCAGATGCCAGCTTTGGCAATTGGCGAAAATACTGGTCGCTGGGCAATTATCACAGTTTGTCTCCTCGGTATTGGCTGGGCAACTCTTAACTTCCAACAGATTCAACAACTTTTCCCCATCTCGACCTTACCGACTCCTAAGCCTACGGTTACTATTGCACCTACACAACCAGCTAATCCAGTAGTTAATTATGAATTACGCCAAACACTAAGGGGGCATAATGGCTGGGTGAGAGCTGTCGCTTTCTTCCCAAATGGATTTAGTTTTGCTAGTGGCAGTTACGATCGCACATTACGACTATGGAATGTCCGCGACAATCAACCCTTTGAGACCCTATCTAAACACTTTGGTTCTATTTCAGGGATTAATGCGATCGCTGTACATCCCAATGGCAACACCTTTGCCACTGCTTGTATTGATAAATCGATTAAATTATGGAACTTCCGTAGTGGAGAGCCAGTTCGCAATCTCAATGGTCATGATGGACAGGTTTACGGTGTTGCCTACAGTCCCGATGGCAAGACCTTAATTAGTGCTAGTGCTGATAAAACGATCAAGCTATGGAACTGGCGCAAGGGTAATCTCTTAGAAACCTTTGCAGGACATCAAGATAAAGTGGTATCTGTGGTGTTCCATCCCGATGGCAAAAAATTTGCGAGTGCCAGTTTTGACAAAACCATCAAAATTTGGGATATCAGTACGGGTACAGAAATTCTCACGATTAATGGACATACGGCTCCCGTTAATGCGATCGCCTTTAGTCCCAATGGCAAACTGCTCGCTAGTGGTAGTCAAGATCAAACTGTGAAAATTTGGGATGCTAACACAGGCAAATTACTGAAAACTCTCTCAGGTCACACAGGAGGAGTCTTAGCTGTAGCGATTAATCGTGATGGTAGCGTGATTGCTTCTGGTGGTGCAGATAAAAACATTCGCCTGTGGAATGTGAAAACGGGGCAGTCGATGCAAGTCCTCAGCAATCATGAAGCCCAAATCTTTGCCCTCAGCTTTAGCCCCAAGGATGAAACTCTAGTTAGTGGCAGTGCC containing:
- a CDS encoding WD40 repeat domain-containing serine/threonine-protein kinase, which encodes MATSQTLGKAFGNLLGGRFRVVQTIADDTYTQTYLVEDTVAAEMPRWIAKSFCLINKTNLQLDWARSLFRNEVPKLQQLSDRSADFPKITTYFEQEEEFYIVEEAIDGTRLSDEIATGRLYNESEVISFLQQLLASLHTAHLANMVHGDINPRNLIRRKHDSTGNHHFVLTNFAVLKGIYAPAAQNGVVLGTPSYMPFEQALGHFTPSCDIYALGLTAIQLLTGLHPSQLVRREDLNLLNWQMGSTVRSELAAILNRMVKHHPEDRYQSAQEVLYDLDNLPSPQTNNDFQMPALAIGENTGRWAIITVCLLGIGWATLNFQQIQQLFPISTLPTPKPTVTIAPTQPANPVVNYELRQTLRGHNGWVRAVAFFPNGFSFASGSYDRTLRLWNVRDNQPFETLSKHFGSISGINAIAVHPNGNTFATACIDKSIKLWNFRSGEPVRNLNGHDGQVYGVAYSPDGKTLISASADKTIKLWNWRKGNLLETFAGHQDKVVSVVFHPDGKKFASASFDKTIKIWDISTGTEILTINGHTAPVNAIAFSPNGKLLASGSQDQTVKIWDANTGKLLKTLSGHTGGVLAVAINRDGSVIASGGADKNIRLWNVKTGQSMQVLSNHEAQIFALSFSPKDETLVSGSADRTVKVWQLLAK
- a CDS encoding nitrate/sulfonate/bicarbonate ABC transporter ATP-binding protein translates to MVQNAAKTSFIALENIGKSYLQPNGQTISIIENINCQLQVGEIIALLGPSGSGKSTLMRMIAGLIPPSSGRVLYYNRPLMGLNPGVAIVFQNFALYPWLTVLENVELGLKAKGEPKDTRVQKALRMIDVIGLDGFENAYPKELSGGMRQRVGFARALAVEPELLCMDEPFSALDVLTAENLRFELLDLWLEKRIPTKSILIVTHGIEEAVTLADRVIVLGRNPGRIRADLPITLPHYRDRKSPEFQALVDQVYKILTNPDLPDISPQPTTTTSIPEIKPPSQPKYQSLPHVRIGSVAGLLELLEGRQEKDIYRIAQELLLEVDDLLPIVEASKLMELVAVTEGDIQLSASGEKFINSNIDERKAIVRDLLQQHIRLVQQICQLLQAKRNHRISEELVLDILENYFTSKEAQRQLRTAMDWGRYAELFSYDEPSGEIFIEESATDAEDSE
- a CDS encoding ABC transporter permease, with the translated sequence MFQPTIDPKSEFRTRWSIGDVLLPLAIVSLIFIIVQTASKFAGTYDSEYVINLSLSFLPNYALQTLVRMLAAYGLSLLFSLSYAYVAYRSSTWSKVLIPLLDILQSIPVLSFLPAVVLALVGLFPGQRLGIELASILLIFTGMTWNMTFSFYQSLSSIPKELIEASQVYRLSAWQRFWTVELPSGVVGLVWNSVMSVAGGWFFLMQTESFTLSNRNFTLPGLGSFLKAAADQGDNVAILWGIIVLIGIITVIDYFVWRPMIAWAEKFKHETVEATQVPESRVLDFLRRSPTMRIIGDRLFSPLSESVNHVFRTKAETSPLHTHKTYKWINWLNWILIGLVGFIVLGGTLEAALLLGQMPLSSWQKVIIGALFTSIRVLVVLILSLLITVPIGVTIGRSPKLAQILQPIVQIAASVPATALFPILLLGLANIGGGLDIGAVILMTLGSMWYILFNVIAGAQAIPSELFEAARVYKLSPLEHWRTLILPGIFPYLVTGIITAVGGAWNASIAGEYIKFQGKVLTATGLGSTITQASDIGDFPLLLASTIVMSLLVVTTNRLVWRPLYRLAQVKYQLLV
- the pgsA gene encoding CDP-diacylglycerol--glycerol-3-phosphate 3-phosphatidyltransferase; translation: MTFSTITLPTWVTLSRLIAIPIIFGLFIWQDSELTRLIALSVFLIAAITDWLDGYLARKLNQITELGKFLDPLVDKVLTIALFLLFIELDQVPAWAVFLIITRELLITAWRGAPSSSEDTGKSPIIAANLWGKAKTVMQIVAITALLVKIPYAIAFFWIAVALTLISGILYVVPASKS
- a CDS encoding glycosyltransferase produces the protein MSYSLVPVPLGSLQINELISSEDILGASSPPAVTFSLVIPTYNESKNLEKLVEVLSELLNSYWNGSYELIVVDDDSPDLTWQVGLALMSKYPQLRVMRRQGEKGLSTAVIRGWQAAQGEILGVIDGDLQHPPETLIHMLGEMQKGADLAVASRHVEGGGVSDWGFIRRVLSRGAQMLGLIILPNVIGRVSDPMSGYFMVRREAIANCLMNPSGYKILIEVLGRGNIGTVAEVGYVFQERQEGESKVTWRQYVDYIVHLLRLRSRGRITKLREKWRVPIKRFVKFGLVGFSGVFVDMAILYLLSDASTLGWGLTRSKIIGSEVAIINNFLWNDLWTFRDFSSQQNGWRKRIKRFVKFNLICLLGIGLNLIILNILYNYFGVNKYLANLIAIAIVTIWNFWFNLKLSWRVTQTK